From Impatiens glandulifera chromosome 7, dImpGla2.1, whole genome shotgun sequence:
acaatttgtCACTCATCCATATTTGAatcaatacatatatatatatggtttgaaTAGTTTCCTATTTTAGTTCAAATACTTACACCATGACTCCTGTAACTGCAGCCCTTGTGTCATCATCCCCTTCCTATGAAAACAAGGAATGTGCAGTTAAAGTTAGATCATAATGATGGAAGAGACGAAACaacatttcaaataaaaccaaGAGATTACCTTATAAAAGTCCACATATGTCTTCTGATCATATTCACACTCCCTGCGCTCAAGATACTGCATGTGCAAAAAATAGACTTGTAATTTGTAACAATGTCATTTAATATCTAGTTTAGGAATATGGAAATTCAaacttttaacatttaaaataccTCCATTGCCTTTCTTTCCTCATCGGGAGATCCTCGCACACAAAAGGCTGCGCCCCACTGTCATTTCAAATTCACATATtagaaacatatataaataatcctATTTGGAATTCACAATCCAAATGATCAAACCCATGTTCAGTTGGAGATTCCAATATAGGCCCAGATTTCAAATATTGCAGATTCTGGTTTGAGTTTTTATGATTATCTGAGATATTGAGATTTGCAACATTTTGAAAAGCTAAAGGTCACATACACAGACAGATCCTTCGCTGAATTCCAAGGTGCAAGTTCTTGCAGGTCTTTCAGGTGTTCCCCTGTGATCGATGCAGGCTGAGAAATAGACAAAATGATGAGCAAATCAGACACAAACAAGATGAACAAATACAGAAATATGGAATCAGATGTGTTTCTCTCTTAAGTGGAAGCTCACTCACTCACTTACCAAGATCAAACACTCGCTTGTAGTCCTTGATGAAACCAATCACCTTCTCATCATAATCAAATCCAGGGTTCCACACCAATGAACCATAACCAAATACCCAAAAGACCATGTTTGAAAAGGTATCTGAACAAAGAACATAATGTTAGCAGATGcattgattttcttttcttcttctttctaaAGTGCACTTAGAAAGTTGAAACGTAAaaagaattcaaacaaaattgaaGCAAATTGAACAGGGAAAGGCCATAAGAGGCGAACTGAAAAGCTGcgaaatcaaaaaattaaaatgaaaaccTAAACAAAAACATACGATCAAATAACaatggaagaagaaaagaaaacagaGATATGATCGAAATTACCTTGCAAAGATGCTAGTTCCCTGTTTGCGATGGCAATGTGTGTAATTGAAAGGAAAAACGTAACGGCTACCAGGGCTCAACTCGTTCTTTTGACTCGGAAACCCTAGAGCCCtggaaatgaaatgaaaattcTGAATGATGCAGATAAACTGAAATGGATAATCGatttatatatagagaggaAGAATGATGGATGCCGCGATTGCGTCCAGATTCGTAGACATGAATGTAAAATCGCAAAATATGCGTCAACATTCATGGGCCACCGACGCCCCTCATTATGGACTCTTAGATTCGACATTAaatcatcattttatttatttatttattagtcaaTACTGTTTTTAGTCcaaatttaacttttaataaaaaaataaataataattttattatctataCTTGTAAtatggaagaaaaaaataattaatgtgataTATGAAAAAGTAGTTATTTGATTTCACTTAATAAAAAACTATTGCTTTAATTATATTCCCACATTAGAAACTAGATGTAAAGATACTTAATTGGATTTGATACATCTAATATGTCCATGAACTTGgacatgtttttttaaatgatgtacatcatttaaaaaaaatacaaaagttatCAATGTCGTGATTGAATCAATTAATTCCGAGTTTGTGACCTGTTTAACTTGGTTAAGTAGCTTCAGTTTAAACATATTAAGGATTGTCCAACAAAACTCAGTTTTAAATCTATTATTACTCACAAGTCAACTGGTTGAACTCACTTCTAATATATTCAtgtattgttataaaaaaatcttttttcaattgatataatgttttattactTGCACttgaaaaaactatttttaaaaactgTTCACTTAAGTGAATGTAACCATAATTTGAGACGTCATTCATTATCATGAAGGGAGAGTATGTGTGAATTAAATACCACTATCAAAGTGGAAACGCATGTGAATGCAATATGatcaaacttattaaaaaaaaatacattaatccAGCTTAAAAGCGATTCAAAACTCATTATATTATCTTTGGTTTTCGTTTTCGATTAATTTGGGTCAATGGCTACCATAGTATAGGAAGATTAGTAATGATGACACAAGTTGGaagaaagtaaaataaaaataagaatttgaagtacacatttttttacaagAAAAACATTAATCTGAATACTCATCTCTcaaaaattcttttttaaaacaacAAACAAGGCACTTAATTTTGGCTTTTGAGCAGCTTGCCTTTATTTACctttttttaatacaaacaaattatttagaCCTAGACTTGCAAGCCGAATTAAAACTGGGCCAGATTTCGAGCAAAACTAACTGGGCCGGATAACGAAGCCTTATAGCCTGTATTAGGTCTAAGGTCCGGATTTAGCGGTCTACTAATGTTTTGGCCCCTTAATTTTGGGTTGAGGCCTATGACTCGTATGACTTTGTAACCACTATTAATTCTACTTTATTTTCTacttcatataaaaaaattacttttaaaatttttcaaaataacaagagtttaatttatataaatattagttatataatattattatttatatataattaagtattttatagattaataatttcaaaaaatatataaaattatttataaaaattatataattaagtaatgatattataaaaaaatattttataaagttaattatattatttaattaattaatttatttatttttaaataaaattgtataaatcataaaattaaaattatatataaacttgtaaaagtttaatattatccctataatattaaatttcaaaattcaacaggttttaaatttataaattatataattaagtaaatgatattgtaaaaaaaaaatattttataaaattaactatattatttaattaatttatttttaaatgaaattgtataaattataaaattaaaattatatataaacttgtaAAGTTTAATATCATCcctataatcttaattttaaaattaacaggttttaaatttataaattatataattaagtaaatgatattgtaaaaaaaatattttataaaattaattatattatttaattaatttatttatttttaaataaaattgtataaataataaaattaaaattataaataaacttgtaaaattcaggttttaaatttataaattatataattaagtaaatgatattttgaaaaaattattttataaaattaattatattatttaatttatttatttttaaataaaattatataaatcataaaattaaaattatatataaacttgtaaaattctataattttaagtttaaaaaattaacaggttttaaatttataaattatataattaagtaaatgatattgtaaaaaaagaaaatattttataaaattaattatattatttaatttatttatttttaaataaaattatataaatcataaaattaaaattatatataaacttttaaaagtttaatatcATCCCTATAatcttaaatttcaaaattcaacaggttttaaatttataaattataaaattaagtaaatgatattgtaaaaaaaaattatttaaaaaaattaattatattatttaatttctttatttttaaataaaattgtataaatcataaaattaaaattatatataaaattgtaaaagtttAATATCATCctataatattaagtttaaaaattcaatttataaattatataattatagtatagttaaaataataataattgggtGTTGTTTTTGTCATAGTATAGTACATTCAACCTCTTTAGGGGTTCATATGactacaaatttatttaaaaaaaaaaactgttttaaattaagtagtatcatataaattaaatatatttattgaatatatatataaagaaaattaataagcATTCTTAAACTAAAAAGATACCCATTCTCCATCTCATGAACAGATGTCACTGATGTTGCTACGATGTCACTGATGTTGCTACATACCTGTTTAacatttaaattgataaataagGAGAGTGTTTGATAACTCAGCTAATCACTTAatgatttgataatttttatctaaatcatttaataatttaaattcagaaaaaaattatgtcatattgtaaaaaaaaatttcaaacttaactggttaaaaaaatttatgataaaattaattatatatcaattacttatacatacttataatataaatatttttaagaaatataattattgtattttattattttttaatttttatcaatattatttattattataaatttatgataattaaaaataggGTCCAAATGGGTTGGACTTAAGTAGGCTGAAAAAAGATATACAATCGTGTTATAGGAACTTTCAACTATGTAAAAAAGGAGTctttttaatctattttctGAAAGATTCTGACTTTCGTGCTTTGGTGTGTTTTAGTAAATGATGCGGAGAAGAGTAGTGATATTGATCCGTATTTCAAATACTTCGTACAGTacctaataaattattagatgTTCTTCCATCTCCAACCGTCCAAAGGTAAAAATCTTTGGAATATTCTGAACTACTCAGATATAAAAATGGCGACTAGGCTCCTCTCTTCTCGAGAATCCATACATCCCTTATCAGTGTATGGACAGCTATCTCTCGAGCACAGGTTTAGGTTCGGCCTCAATGGAAAAAAATggataataaaaatgtataggataaataaaatttaaacatataaataaattatatataaaaaactaaatataataattcactttaattaaaaatgaaaggaccaaattaaatgtttaaaataaattatataaaataaagttaaatattcaaattaaaacatgtttaaattttaagtacctttttaatttttaattaatattatgggTATGTGAAAATAAGACCCGCAAATATGCGTTTTTGGGAGGTAGAAAAGGGGAAAAACGCATAATGAGTTTGCTGATTGTAGTTGAAAATCCATTATGGGTATGAGAATGGTGTAGTGTTGGAGATAACCTAAGTAGCTACAAgtcaattataattattgattttaGGTTAGGCATAAAGAACATTTTGTAATCATTTATAatcaacaatttatattttacctattttataaaattaattatattatttaatttatttatttttaaataaaattgtataaatcataaaattaaaattatatataaactatattatttattttatttatttttaaataaaattgtataaatctTAAAGTTTAATATCATCCATATAATCTTAAGTTTCAAAATTCAACaggttataaatttataaattatataattaagtaattgatattgtaaaaaatatattttataaaattaattatattatttattttatttatttttaaataaaattatataaatcataaaattaaaattatatataaacttgtaAAAGTTTAATATCATCACTATAATCTTAAGTTTCAAAATTCAACaggttttaaatttataaattatataattaagtaaatgatattgtaaaaaaaaattatttataaaatttattatattatttaatttatttttaaataaaattatataaatcataaaattaaaatcatcaCTATAATTtaagtttcaaaatttaatgGGCAAATGACccaaaatctatttaaaatcTATACCTGCCATAaccaaaataaagtattttgttattttatattttgtgaaaatatctatacttttgtaaataaaaattaaaaataatatttttttttctgtatCAAAGGTAAAGTTAGTAAAcgcaataaaaaaaatactttgaaaatttattagaataactGAAAagatatctaataaaataaaatataaggtaaGGAGTCTGGACTTTGGAGTTACAATAAGAAGGGTTGGTTGTGgaattttaatagtttttaaaataaaataaaattttcatttaaaattataaatttttaaagtttttattaacATCTAGAAACAATAAACAAAcactcttttattaattatgaaactttatttataaatattcagcCGTGTATATTAATtgctatataaaaaataactcatataaataaatttttaatttatactatctattaactcaattttattacttttagcAGTAAAATATATGAGAAGCTATAAAGGAGAGAATGAGGAGGGAAAATagaaaagtgggaggaaagaaagaaaaaaaagaaattatttaattttttcaaccaatcaaattataTTCCTTTTCACCCAAACTCCCTTCCTAATTatttctcaaaatatatatatacacaacaattatatatctttcaataaaaaaaatatttactgtttagttaatttttctctatctttttttcttccaaaaaCTAAGATTTGTTTCATAGAATACACTTGTATgattcctttttattttttctttcaactctgtgtttaatatacatttttaacCATAATTTTTCCTTGCAATTTCTTAtatcacataattttataaacaagaTAACAACAAAGTCATTATAGAAACATTAAATCAAATCCAATCAAAATAGAGGAGACTGACCAATCCTTATCTTTAATCTGTAATTCTGTATTTTACATATGAAAACTTAGTTTGAAAATTAGCATCCactaaagtttattattttaaaaaaaaattaacactaTTCTCTATAGTCATGTCAATACAATCTAAAATCAACTTACCATAATAGATTAAATTTGAACGGAATTATGCACTCAATAAATGTTTAGAGGATTATCAGCATTTCCGAATTATAAATTACCATAACTCAACTAACAACTAACAACCGACCATTCACACTTCTTAATTGAGGCCTGAATTTTAggtaatttaattaagattgaTGTCGAGAAAGTATAGTACTGTCATCAtcactttaattaatataacgagaaatttaaataaatatgaataggGTGTGGCAGGTTAGACTTTTTGGACATGTTTAAGTCATAATTGACTTATATATATGGTCCAGTCAATTTAAAGTATACCTTACAAATTCATTTCATCCCCAAATTTTGTCAAACCTTTCTCAACCACATTCTTAGATGTTaggtatttaattttttttgatccAAATGATAAAAAGATAATACTTTATGTATTAAATTACTTCTCCAATGCAAACTTTCATTTGTATATCCGCATCATATATATGAGATGCGATGAAATTGAGAAATTCTTAATATAATTGACAAGATCACAAATAAAGATAAACTTTGTTACGTCGAAAGAGTTATTGAAAGAGTGAGTAGAAGTAGAATTAGTACGAAATGAACTTATTTTGTGGAGTTTACTATAATGGAATGAAGTGAACAACTAATGCCCTTTTAGAGTACACTAACTTTGATTATCGAGTTCTTAATTATTgtgatgtttttatttttatttttttgtctttctATTAACTCAAGACAAAGTATGTTCAAACTTaagttgttttgatttttctaaTCATTTTCATACCatcactaaaaaaataatgttaatttttcaTCAACTAATAATTAAGATTGTTAGTTAGAGCTAGTTTGATGTCTggattttagtattttatttaatacaaaagacATTTATATTAAATCGCTATCTTTTTAACTTTGAAATCTCActttcaaaatgaaaatgacAAGAGTCCGTCCAACCAAGAGACTAaaagttacatatttatttctcATTTGAAACATCTTAGGTAGAAGTTAGAGATAATAATTGTGTGATTTTACTAGTTTTcttaaattccaaaaataatactcatttgaattttgaacaactaaattaatcaatcaaaatactaaaatatttttaatatatttttattaaattttaaatttaaatatttaatattcattttagaaaaattcaaaattatatactttttatattaaatattaaaaaaaaatacatacacaaaaaaaaaaaaaatcccaagATCAAACCTCTTAAAAGATGAGGAAGACTATAAGAATATGGTGGAAGaaagtatgaaaaaaatatagagGAAATAAAATCTAAGATAGAAAGTATTATATATGTTACTTAATCAACTCAATAAAGTATAGATGTTTGGTGTAAATTGGCTGTAACAAGTAGTAAATTGAGTTTCATCTATATACTGtacgttttttttatatttaatattatatttaaagttacataaattattatattatatttgacttataaatttttatataatattatcataatttataatataatactgtgattttacttaaaaaaaatttaatatattaattagatattaatttagataataatgttatgattttttttaattatgtatatattaataattttaataatatttgttcgttCAACTCTAACATCTCAATTCTATGTGTTTTCAAACATGaccaatattatattttacgtatatattatcttatcttatattataataCCACTAAAAacgtttaatatttaattagtgaGATAATTATGTTGACGAGAATATagtaattttctaaaataaaataaaaaagtcatCTCAACAATTGTCCTAACTAGTTATATTtagttctttttatttatttcagcaTCATTTGCTTATGATCTTCTAGACTaatgaaaaaacattataataaaattaagttattacTGTCATTTAAATAAGTTGGATAGAAATGGGTTTAGATATTATAGTTTGATGTGTTCTccctaaataatatatataattttctaatgaaaatatgatattatataatcTAACATAGAAATACTAAAAGATTGTTTGATGcaaattattagtatttttactcaaaatttatatatatatttaattattaaatcatttaattgaTCACATAAgacaaattaatagataaattcTCATAGACTCTCATAAACTGTTTTTTTATGAGTTATATCGTTTAGTTGggatttttatgattaattaaattaatgaaataagtatCAACCTTAGGTTGGTTGAAACTAGGAAAGtaccaaaatatattaattctcCACTTGCCAGTTAATTTATTGTTTCTTAACTGGTCAATAAGGGCATGCTATTAAAAAGTAGTTATTTTCCCAAAAGGCCATTATAGCTTTAGTTTGTCAAAAAAAcctcactatttttttttataggaagTTTCAATGAAACTTTCATCAATAACCCCTGTTTAGTTGCTCATGGTATTGTATGATCGATCGATCAATAATTTAGGATTTTGGGTGGTGGTTGACGCGTTATAAATAATCAATAGTTTTGATCAAGAACGGAACCAAAAATTAAAGTCAGAAGGAACTTGAACTTAATGTAagacaaaatttcaaaaaatatatgtcCCGgagaaaattaaactcaaaacaAAGTACAATCAACTTTTTGATCAAATTGAGATTTTTCATTATctataaaattatagaaaataagatagttaaattagtcacattcatcttttatttataaattaatgtagATAATAAGTTTACAGCGTTTGAAACTGTTAAGATAAAATCTAATACATCatcgttattattattaatatatatatatatatatatatatatatatataaatttggcatgtaataaaaaaatagttgggTACGACATTCCTCACATAAATCAATTCTTAGTTCTATATTTATTTGCATCTAGTCTAATTAAATTTACTTGGTTTGCAAGAAAGAATAGtgtctttaattaattaattaattaattaattatatatagtacTTTACTTACTTTGGTGTGATGGAAACAGAAATGTACTTACAAGATTGTGGAATGACTTGACTAATATAACATCTCCTTACAAAATAGTATATATGCTAATGAGAATACTAATGTTCCATATATAGACTTTGAAATATTGACCAGAAaattaatcatcaacaactttatttctatttttatcaaaattaaccatTTTTCCAATTTCCACGCCTTTTGTCTAAAATAATTACTAACTAAttacaaaattcaattttatatttaaaattatattatttatgccaaaattatattataatgaaacgaaactttgttaaaataataataattgggtGTTGTTTGTGTCATAGTATAGTACAACCTCTTTCCTTATTGAGGTCATATgacaacaaatttatttaaaaaattgttttaaattaagcagtatcatataaactaaatatatatatatatatatatatatatatatatatatatatatatatatatatatatatatatatatatatatatatatatatataaagaaaactaATGAGCATTTATTAGTAGAAGTCagccatttaaattttaaactaacaAGGGTTGACATTGTCAAGAAGCTACAAGTCAACAATAATGGGTTTTATTGGGTCTAGGGTTAGGTATAAAGCATATATGTAACTTAATTTGGAAGAACATTTTGTAATCATATTTCCCAatatagtttatataatattttttttttcaaaattcacCGTTTCCAAAAATATctgtttcaaatttaaatatactaaaCAATTGCTCTCAAACAAAATAATCTTACAAATAAACTCCACATAACAAGATTCCTACACTAACCCTAGATAAATGATTGGAATAGTTAATTTGGAGGAGGGTTAATTTGATT
This genomic window contains:
- the LOC124945280 gene encoding gamma-glutamylcyclotransferase 2-2-like — encoded protein: MVFWVFGYGSLVWNPGFDYDEKVIGFIKDYKRVFDLACIDHRGTPERPARTCTLEFSEGSVCWGAAFCVRGSPDEERKAMEYLERRECEYDQKTYVDFYKEGDDDTRAAVTGVMVFTSTPDKESNKYYLGPAPLEEMAWQIATAHGPCGNNRDYIFLLEKALFNIGHEDDFVIKLASEVRKVLAALKVGSSSSMEKNMTMRMSVDSIPLLPLVEAISMNS